Proteins from one Mycobacterium sp. HUMS_12744610 genomic window:
- a CDS encoding phosphatidylserine decarboxylase family protein, with amino-acid sequence MTINADDVDVNVDLDVRRRAGWLPENHETLESWLHGHRKRAELKAEQTELHPVLKEFRQLIDDDPVVNMYVNEMIDQVPRTKQYRNRHLHDVDQMLRLINEVLTIAPEFGDEAVIIPLSAVLDWATTTPAGFAAFRDPRINGMIKKILGAWCEFLDSPDSLYVLNDSPKGWKSEKARHTLGIEQFVHDPDDEHWGFKSWNDFFTRRLKDGQRPVASPDDDSVIVSACESTPYRIATNIAHRDRFWIKHQPYSLCDMLANDESVDQFVGGTVYQAYLSAMKYHHWHSPVAGTIVRAFVQPGTYFSETVSKSWDALKPPDSQSYMAHVSARAILLIEADNPVIGLMALVAVGIGEVSSTLIGQHIKPGYHVDKGEELGYFQFGGSTHCLVFRPGAIADFNFSAIPQSEYGDAPTILVNAKLAVAPVQPR; translated from the coding sequence ATGACGATCAATGCCGATGATGTCGATGTGAATGTTGACCTGGACGTGCGCCGCCGGGCTGGCTGGCTGCCGGAGAACCACGAGACGCTGGAGTCGTGGCTGCACGGCCACCGGAAGCGGGCCGAGCTCAAGGCCGAGCAGACCGAGTTGCACCCGGTGCTCAAGGAGTTCAGGCAACTCATCGACGACGACCCCGTCGTGAACATGTACGTCAACGAGATGATCGACCAGGTGCCGCGCACCAAGCAATACCGCAACCGCCACCTGCACGACGTGGACCAGATGCTGCGTCTCATCAACGAGGTCCTCACGATCGCCCCGGAGTTCGGCGACGAGGCGGTGATCATCCCTCTGAGCGCGGTCCTCGACTGGGCGACGACCACCCCGGCCGGTTTCGCCGCGTTCCGCGACCCCCGGATCAACGGGATGATCAAGAAGATCCTCGGCGCGTGGTGCGAGTTCCTCGACAGCCCCGACTCGCTGTACGTGCTCAACGATTCCCCGAAGGGCTGGAAATCCGAGAAGGCGCGCCACACGCTGGGCATCGAGCAGTTCGTCCACGACCCCGACGACGAGCACTGGGGCTTCAAATCCTGGAACGACTTCTTCACCCGGCGCCTCAAGGACGGCCAGCGGCCGGTCGCCTCGCCGGACGACGACAGCGTGATCGTCAGCGCCTGCGAGTCGACGCCCTACCGCATCGCCACCAACATCGCGCATCGCGACCGGTTCTGGATCAAGCACCAGCCGTACTCGCTGTGCGACATGCTGGCCAACGACGAGTCGGTGGACCAGTTCGTCGGCGGAACCGTCTACCAGGCGTACCTGTCGGCGATGAAGTATCACCACTGGCACAGCCCCGTGGCCGGGACGATCGTCCGGGCGTTCGTCCAGCCGGGCACCTACTTCTCGGAGACGGTCTCCAAGAGCTGGGACGCCCTCAAGCCGCCGGACTCCCAGTCCTACATGGCCCACGTCTCGGCGCGCGCGATCCTGCTCATCGAGGCCGACAATCCCGTCATCGGCCTGATGGCGCTGGTGGCGGTCGGCATCGGCGAGGTGTCCTCCACCCTGATCGGCCAGCACATCAAACCCGGCTACCACGTGGACAAGGGCGAGGAACTCGGCTACTTCCAGTTCGGCGGCTCGACGCACTGCCTGGTCTTCCGCCCCGGCGCGATCGCCGACTTCAACTTCTCGGCCATCCCCCAGTCCGAGTACGGGGACGCGCCGACGATCCTGGTGAACGCCAAGCTCGCCGTCGCACCCGTGCAGCCCCGGTAG
- a CDS encoding mycothiol transferase, with amino-acid sequence MADPDAAVQELLRDAFTRLIEHVDDLTGGLTDEVSAYRPTPSANSIAWLLWHSARVQDIQLAHVAGVEQVWTRDGWVDRFGLDLPRDDTGYGHGADEVAKVRAPAGLLSGYYHAVHKLTLEYIAGVTADELARVVDTNWDPPVTAGARLVSILDDCAQHLGQAAYVRGIQ; translated from the coding sequence ATGGCCGACCCCGACGCCGCCGTTCAGGAACTCCTCCGAGACGCGTTCACCCGGCTGATCGAACACGTCGACGACCTCACCGGCGGCCTCACCGACGAGGTTTCCGCCTATCGCCCCACCCCGAGCGCCAACAGCATCGCCTGGCTGCTCTGGCACAGCGCGCGCGTGCAGGACATCCAGCTGGCGCACGTGGCCGGCGTCGAGCAGGTGTGGACCCGCGACGGGTGGGTGGACCGGTTCGGCCTGGACCTGCCGCGCGACGACACCGGCTATGGCCACGGCGCCGACGAGGTGGCCAAGGTCCGCGCCCCGGCCGGCCTGCTCTCCGGGTATTACCACGCGGTGCACAAGCTGACCCTCGAATACATCGCCGGCGTCACGGCCGACGAGCTGGCCCGCGTCGTGGACACCAACTGGGATCCGCCGGTGACGGCCGGCGCCCGGCTGGTGAGCATCCTCGACGACTGCGCCCAGCACCTGGGCCAGGCCGCCTACGTGCGGGGGATTCAGTAG
- a CDS encoding RND family transporter, with the protein MIHTLAVPIILFWIAVAALLSVVVPSLEDVGQERSVSLSPSDAPSFVALKRIGHVFKEGETDSSAMIVLESNQPLGDDAHRFYNEMIHKLRQDKTHVLSVQDFWGDPLTAAGAQSNDGKAVTVQVNLAGNQGEPLANESVEAVRKIVNSVPSPPGLTAYVTGVSALAADLHHSGDRSMAKITLTTVGVILVMLLFVYRSPLTVFLLLVTVGFELTAARGAVALIGHTGLIGLSTFAVSLLTSLAIAAGTDYGIFIIGRYQEARQAGEDRETAFYTMYRGTAHVILGSGLTIAGATFCLSFARMPYFQTLGVPCAVGMLVAVAVALTLGPAVLTVGSRFGVFDPKRLLKVRGWRRVGTAVVRWPLPILAVTCAVALVGLLTLPGYQANYNDRNYLPTFIPANAGFIAADRHFSQARMKPEILMIETDHDMRNPADFLILDRLAKGIFRVPGISRVQAITRPDGTALDHTSIPFQLSMQNAGQLQNMKYQRDRMNDMLTQADEMAKTIATMRRMYDLMTQLVATTHRMVGDTEQMQQITNQLRDEIADFEDTWRPIRSYFYWERHCYDIPVCWSIRSVFNAVDGVDEITDQLTTLVGDIKELDRLMPQMIAQFPPMIETMVNMRTMMLTMHSTMAGIFDQMDQMSDNATAMGHAFDAAKNDDSFYLPPEVFKNKDFKRAMNNFLSDDGHAARFIILHRGDPASAEGIASIDKIQTAAEESLKGTPLEAAKIYLGGTGAVFKDISEGAKWDLVIAGISSLCLIFIIMLIITRAFVAAAVIVGTVALSLGSSFGLSVLFWQHILGIQLHWLVIAMSVIVLLAVGSDYNLLLVSRFKQEIGAGLNTGIIRSMGGTGKVVTNAGLVFAFTMASMVVSDVRVVGQVGTTIGLGLLFDTLIVRAFMTPAIAALLGRWFWWPIRVRSRPPRVPVRPPAPDRSYAYSD; encoded by the coding sequence ATGATCCACACCCTGGCGGTGCCGATCATCCTGTTCTGGATCGCCGTCGCCGCCCTCTTGAGCGTCGTCGTCCCGTCGCTGGAGGACGTCGGGCAGGAGCGGTCGGTGTCGCTGAGCCCGTCCGATGCGCCGTCGTTCGTGGCGCTGAAACGCATCGGCCACGTGTTCAAGGAGGGGGAGACCGACAGTTCGGCGATGATCGTGCTGGAGAGCAACCAGCCCCTCGGCGACGACGCTCACCGGTTCTACAACGAGATGATCCACAAGTTGCGGCAGGACAAGACGCACGTGCTCAGCGTCCAGGATTTCTGGGGGGATCCGCTGACGGCGGCGGGCGCGCAGAGCAACGACGGCAAGGCCGTGACCGTCCAGGTGAACCTGGCCGGCAACCAGGGCGAGCCGCTGGCCAACGAGTCCGTCGAGGCCGTCCGCAAGATCGTCAACAGCGTGCCCTCGCCGCCGGGGCTCACGGCCTACGTGACCGGCGTGTCGGCGCTGGCCGCGGACCTGCACCACAGCGGCGACAGGTCGATGGCCAAGATCACGCTGACCACGGTCGGGGTGATCCTGGTGATGCTGCTGTTCGTCTACCGTTCGCCGCTCACGGTGTTCTTGCTGCTGGTCACGGTCGGTTTCGAGCTGACCGCGGCGCGGGGTGCGGTGGCGCTGATCGGGCACACCGGGCTGATCGGGCTGTCCACCTTCGCGGTCAGCCTGCTCACCTCGCTGGCGATCGCGGCCGGCACCGACTACGGGATCTTCATCATCGGCCGCTACCAGGAGGCCCGCCAGGCCGGCGAGGACCGCGAGACGGCGTTCTACACGATGTACCGGGGGACCGCCCACGTCATCCTGGGTTCGGGCCTGACCATCGCCGGGGCCACGTTCTGCCTGAGCTTTGCGCGGATGCCGTACTTCCAGACCCTGGGCGTGCCGTGCGCGGTGGGGATGCTGGTGGCGGTGGCGGTGGCGCTCACGCTGGGGCCGGCGGTGCTGACCGTGGGCAGCCGGTTCGGGGTGTTCGACCCCAAGCGGCTGCTCAAGGTGCGGGGCTGGCGGCGGGTCGGGACCGCGGTGGTGCGCTGGCCGCTACCGATCCTGGCCGTCACGTGCGCGGTCGCCCTCGTCGGCCTGCTGACCCTGCCCGGCTACCAGGCCAACTACAACGACCGCAACTACCTGCCTACCTTCATTCCCGCCAACGCGGGCTTCATTGCCGCCGACCGCCACTTCTCGCAGGCCCGGATGAAGCCGGAGATCCTGATGATCGAGACCGACCACGACATGCGCAATCCGGCCGACTTCCTGATCCTGGACCGGCTGGCCAAGGGCATCTTCCGGGTGCCGGGAATCTCCCGGGTGCAGGCGATCACCCGCCCCGACGGGACCGCGCTGGACCACACCTCGATCCCGTTTCAGCTCAGCATGCAGAACGCCGGTCAGCTGCAGAACATGAAATACCAGCGCGACCGGATGAACGACATGCTCACCCAGGCCGACGAGATGGCCAAGACGATAGCCACCATGCGGCGGATGTACGACCTGATGACCCAACTCGTCGCCACCACCCACCGCATGGTCGGGGACACCGAACAGATGCAGCAGATCACCAATCAGCTGCGCGACGAGATCGCCGACTTCGAAGACACCTGGCGGCCGATCCGCAGCTATTTCTATTGGGAGAGGCACTGTTACGACATCCCCGTCTGCTGGTCGATCCGGTCGGTCTTCAACGCCGTCGACGGCGTGGACGAGATCACCGACCAATTGACGACTCTGGTGGGCGACATCAAGGAGCTCGACCGGCTGATGCCGCAGATGATCGCCCAGTTCCCGCCCATGATCGAGACCATGGTCAACATGCGCACCATGATGCTGACCATGCACAGCACCATGGCGGGCATCTTCGACCAGATGGACCAGATGAGCGACAACGCCACCGCGATGGGGCATGCCTTCGACGCCGCCAAGAACGACGACTCGTTCTACCTGCCGCCGGAGGTGTTCAAGAACAAGGACTTCAAGCGGGCGATGAACAATTTCCTGTCCGACGACGGGCACGCCGCGCGGTTCATCATCCTGCACCGCGGTGACCCGGCATCGGCCGAGGGGATCGCCAGCATCGACAAGATCCAGACCGCGGCCGAGGAGTCGCTGAAGGGCACCCCGCTCGAGGCCGCCAAGATCTACCTCGGCGGGACGGGGGCCGTGTTCAAGGACATCTCCGAAGGCGCCAAATGGGACCTGGTGATCGCCGGAATCTCCTCGCTGTGCCTGATTTTCATCATCATGCTGATCATCACCCGCGCGTTCGTGGCCGCCGCGGTCATCGTCGGCACCGTCGCGCTGTCGCTGGGTTCCTCTTTCGGGTTGTCGGTGCTGTTCTGGCAGCACATCCTGGGCATCCAGCTGCACTGGCTGGTGATCGCGATGTCGGTCATCGTGCTGCTGGCCGTCGGGTCGGACTACAACCTGCTGCTGGTGTCGCGGTTCAAACAGGAGATCGGCGCCGGGCTGAACACCGGCATCATCCGCTCCATGGGCGGCACCGGCAAGGTCGTCACCAACGCGGGGCTGGTGTTCGCGTTCACCATGGCGTCCATGGTCGTCAGCGACGTGCGAGTGGTCGGGCAGGTGGGCACCACCATCGGCCTGGGCCTGCTGTTCGACACGCTGATCGTGCGCGCCTTCATGACCCCGGCCATCGCCGCGCTGCTGGGACGCTGGTTCTGGTGGCCCATCCGGGTGCGGTCACGGCCGCCCCGGGTCCCGGTCCGGCCCCCCGCGCCGGACCGCTCGTACGCCTACAGCGACTAG
- a CDS encoding cytochrome c biogenesis protein DipZ, translating into MDTIALIGFLGGLITGISPCILPVLPVVFFSGVDTSGERSSARPYLVIAGLVCSFGAVTLAGSALLSALHLPQDAIRWAALVILTLIGLGLIFPPLQQLIERPFARLPQPRFASRRSGFGLGLTLGALYVPCAGPVLAAIVVAGGTASIGAPVLVLTLMFSIGTALPLLVFALAGRRVAERVAAFRRRQRAIRVAGGLTMIVLAVALVFNLPAMLQRAIPDYTSAMQKGLGANNIRRELDPGGAKGRLADCIEGADRLQECGPAPALTGITGWLNTPDGKPIDLASLRGKVVLIDFWAYSCINCQRAIPHVVGWYDRYRGDGFVVIGVHTPEYAFERVPANVASGADALHITYPVALDNDYATWNNYQNLYWPAEYLIDADGNVRHTKFGEGDYDGTEKLIRRLLVAADPGVRLPPASGAADDTPRTRLTPETYLGAGKAIYYGGAGRYDSGTATFGFPAKLPDDRFALRGRWTIDDQGATAESEDAAVRLNYTGKDVYVVVGGTGSIAVTRDGATTTTPIGGPPTLHQIVSDPTAHRDRLDMSVSQGLQVFSFTFG; encoded by the coding sequence ATGGACACGATCGCGCTCATCGGGTTCCTCGGCGGCCTGATCACCGGCATCTCGCCGTGCATCCTGCCGGTGCTTCCGGTGGTGTTCTTCTCCGGCGTGGACACGTCCGGCGAAAGGTCCTCCGCCCGGCCGTATCTGGTGATAGCGGGCCTGGTCTGCAGCTTCGGCGCGGTCACCCTGGCCGGTTCGGCGCTGCTGTCGGCGCTGCACCTGCCGCAGGACGCGATCCGGTGGGCCGCCCTGGTGATCCTGACCCTGATCGGCCTGGGATTGATCTTTCCGCCGCTGCAGCAGCTGATCGAACGGCCGTTCGCGCGCCTACCGCAACCCCGATTCGCCTCCCGGAGAAGCGGATTCGGGCTCGGGTTGACGCTGGGCGCGCTGTATGTGCCGTGCGCGGGCCCGGTGCTGGCCGCCATCGTGGTGGCGGGGGGCACCGCGTCGATCGGCGCGCCGGTCCTCGTCCTGACGCTGATGTTCTCCATCGGCACCGCCTTGCCGCTGCTGGTCTTCGCGCTGGCCGGCCGGCGCGTGGCCGAGCGCGTCGCCGCGTTCCGCCGCCGGCAGCGCGCGATCCGGGTCGCCGGCGGGCTCACGATGATCGTGCTGGCCGTGGCGCTGGTCTTCAACCTGCCGGCGATGCTGCAGCGCGCCATCCCCGACTACACGAGCGCCATGCAGAAGGGCCTGGGCGCCAACAACATTCGTCGAGAGCTCGACCCGGGTGGCGCAAAGGGGCGGCTGGCCGACTGCATCGAGGGCGCCGACCGGCTGCAGGAGTGCGGGCCGGCGCCGGCGCTGACCGGGATCACGGGCTGGCTGAACACCCCGGACGGCAAGCCAATCGACCTCGCCTCGCTGCGGGGCAAGGTGGTCCTGATCGACTTCTGGGCGTATTCGTGCATCAACTGCCAGCGCGCCATCCCCCACGTCGTCGGCTGGTACGACCGCTATCGCGGCGACGGCTTCGTGGTGATCGGCGTGCACACCCCCGAGTACGCCTTCGAGCGGGTACCCGCCAACGTGGCCAGCGGCGCCGACGCGCTGCACATCACCTACCCCGTCGCCCTGGACAACGACTACGCGACGTGGAACAACTACCAGAACCTGTACTGGCCGGCCGAGTACCTGATCGACGCCGACGGCAACGTGCGGCACACCAAGTTCGGCGAGGGCGACTACGACGGCACCGAGAAGCTGATCCGTCGGCTGCTGGTGGCCGCCGACCCCGGCGTCCGGCTGCCCCCGGCCTCCGGCGCGGCCGACGACACGCCGCGCACCAGGCTGACGCCCGAGACCTACCTGGGCGCGGGCAAGGCCATCTACTACGGCGGCGCCGGCCGATACGACTCCGGAACCGCCACATTCGGCTTCCCGGCAAAGTTGCCCGACGACCGCTTCGCCCTGCGGGGCCGCTGGACCATCGACGACCAGGGCGCCACCGCCGAGAGCGAGGACGCCGCCGTCCGGCTCAACTACACCGGCAAGGACGTGTACGTGGTCGTCGGCGGCACCGGCAGCATAGCCGTGACCCGCGACGGCGCGACCACCACGACGCCGATCGGCGGGCCGCCCACGCTGCACCAGATCGTGTCCGACCCGACCGCCCACCGCGACCGGTTGGACATGTCGGTCAGCCAAGGCCTGCAAGTCTTTTCGTTCACCTTCGGCTAG
- a CDS encoding MmpS family protein, which yields MLSRTWIPLVVLAVVLVGGFIVYRVHGYFGSTKRPSYADSNLESPKPFNPKQITYEVFGPPGAVADISYFDVNGDPQRVDGASLPWSLHISTTKAAVMGNLVAQGDSDTLGCRITVDGEVKAERVSHEVNAYTFCLVKSA from the coding sequence TTGCTCTCGCGGACCTGGATTCCGCTGGTGGTCCTGGCGGTGGTGCTCGTCGGGGGATTCATCGTGTACCGGGTCCACGGCTACTTCGGCTCCACCAAGCGCCCGTCCTACGCCGACAGCAACCTGGAGAGCCCGAAGCCGTTCAACCCGAAACAGATCACCTACGAGGTCTTCGGCCCGCCCGGGGCCGTCGCGGACATCAGTTACTTCGACGTCAACGGCGACCCGCAACGCGTCGACGGGGCTTCGTTGCCGTGGTCCCTGCACATCAGCACCACGAAGGCCGCGGTAATGGGAAACCTTGTGGCGCAAGGTGATAGCGACACCCTCGGCTGCCGGATCACGGTGGACGGCGAGGTCAAAGCCGAGCGCGTCTCCCACGAGGTCAACGCCTACACCTTCTGCCTGGTGAAGTCCGCGTGA
- a CDS encoding DUF5078 domain-containing protein produces MSRLSSGLRAGAVLLALALAAVVFPTTATADSTEDFPIPRRMIATTCDAEQYMAAARDTSPVYYERYMIDYNNHQQYAQATQDKVHWFFGMNPAGRREYSEHFYDQIDPLWWGWRNHMKLFFNNKGVVAKATDVCNNYPPGDMSVWNWG; encoded by the coding sequence TCTGGCCTGCGTGCGGGCGCCGTTTTACTCGCTTTGGCCCTGGCCGCCGTGGTCTTCCCCACGACCGCCACCGCCGACTCCACGGAAGACTTCCCGATCCCCCGCCGGATGATCGCGACCACCTGCGACGCCGAGCAGTACATGGCGGCCGCCCGGGACACCAGCCCGGTGTACTACGAGCGCTACATGATCGACTACAACAACCACCAGCAGTACGCGCAGGCGACCCAGGACAAGGTGCACTGGTTCTTCGGCATGAACCCGGCCGGGCGCCGAGAGTACTCCGAGCACTTCTACGACCAGATCGACCCGCTGTGGTGGGGCTGGCGCAACCACATGAAGCTCTTCTTCAACAACAAGGGCGTCGTAGCCAAGGCGACCGACGTGTGCAACAACTACCCCCCCGGCGACATGTCGGTGTGGAACTGGGGCTGA